From the Oxalobacter vibrioformis genome, the window TTATTTGACAAGTATTTTGCTTGTCAAAGGAAATTTCAGGTGAAAGTGTTATCAGTGACCGGGACTCGTATCGATGCCTGATCTGGGCCGAGGCACGATACACACAGCAAAAGCTGCAATGAGCATCAGTACGCTGATCGTCATCATAATCTCGTTGGTTGCGAGCATGATACTCTGCGTGGTGACCATGTTATTCAACATTTCCCGCCCCATTTCATGTGACATGCCCGATTCGGTGAGCTGGCGAAAATATTCCCCGGCAGGGTCCAGCAGCCCGGACAGTTCGGCATGCAGGTAATTGCCCTTGTCTTCCCATTTCGTTGTGACAATGGATGTAGCGATAGCGCCTGCCAGGGTCCGCACAAAGCTCATAAGACCTGCAGCTGACGCCGTCTCATTTTCATCCACGCTTGCCAGGGCCAGCCCGGTCAGCGGGACAAAGAAGAAAGGCATTCCCAGCCCCAGCATCATGATCGGGACAACAATCCACCAGTAGCTGACATCCGTATTGTAAAAGGAGCGTGAAAACGCAATGATAGCCATCCAGGCCACGCCAAGAAACACCAGCTTGCGAGGATCAACGCGATGGGAAAGCACCCCCACCACGGGGGCAATCAGGAAAGACGCCACCCCGCCCCATGCCGTGGTTTTCCCGGACCAGGTGGGTGTATACCCCATAAAGTTCTGCAACCACAGCGGTGTCAACACGTTCTGTCCGAAATGGCAACCAAAGGCCAGCGCGATCGTGAAAAGGCAGGCCGTATACCCGCGATGCCTAAATACCCGGAGATTAACGATGGGATGTTCTTCTGTCAGCTCCCAAATCAGGAAGGCAAAAAAACCGATAACGGCAACAATCGCCAGTGTCACGATGTAGTTGGAAGAAAACCAGTCCAGATCCTTGCCTTCATCAAGCATCAGTTGCAATGCGCCAACCCAGACAATGAGGAGAACCAGGCCGACAATATCAATGGGAGCCCGTTCGGTTTTCTGGGGGAGACGCCCCAGCACCCGCCAGACAATCCCGCTGCAGACAACAGCAAGCGGCACATTGATCAAAAAGATCCAGTGCCAGGAATAGTTGTCACAGAGCCATCCGCCCACGAGCGGGCCCAAGACAGGGGCAATCACCGTGGTCATTGCCCATAACGTGGTGGCGGTCATCGCTTTTTCCCGGGGGAAAATACGTAAAAGCAGTGTCTGGGTCAGCGGCATCATGGGGCCGCCAGCCAGCCCCTGCAGCACGCGGGCACCCACCAGCATACCCAGCGAATTGGCCAGACCGCACATGGCGGAAAAAAGACCAAAAAGAAACATGGCGATGGTAAACGAGCGGACAGAGCCAAAACGTGATGCCAGCCAGCCGGTAAGGGGAACAATAATCGCCTCTGCCACCGCATAAGAGGTAATAACCCACGTCCCCTGGCTGGTACTGGCGCCCAGGCCACCGGCAATACTGGTGACCGAGACATTGGCAATCGTCATATCCAAAACAGCAATGAAGTTGGCCATGGAAAGCAGGATGGCCATCATCCACAGCTTTTTTCCTTCAAATGGCTTGTCCAGGATTGGCATGGTCGAATTGTCCTGTCAGTGCCGGCCGTTACGGTGCATCGCGCGTATCCACCGTCACCGTCATGGAAAGCCCTACCGACAACGGGTTGGCTTTCAGCTCTTCAGGGTCAAGACGGATACGGACAGGAAGGCGCTGGACCACCTTGATCCAGTTACCGGTCGCATTCTGTGCCGGGATGATGGCAAAAGCTGAGCCTGTGCCACCGGAAAAACCTTCCACGATGCCGGTATAGATAACAGACGAACCATAAAGATCGGCATACAGTTTGGCCTTTTGTCCGGCACGCACGCGTTCCAGTTGCCCTTCCTTGAAATTGGCATTCACATGCATTTCCTGCACGGGCACAACCGACAGCAGCACATCCCCGGCGGCAACACGCTGTCCCACCTGGACACTCCGTTTTGCCACCACGCCATCCACCGGCGCACGCACCGTGGTCCGCCCAAAATCCACCTCGGCCTGATCCACCCGCGCCTTTGCCTGTTCGATTGCAGCTTTGGCGGCCTGGATGGATGCCTTGCCTGAAGAGAAGGCATTCTGCGCCCTGGTCAGTTCATCACCGGAAACCGAGCCATCTCTCACCAGTGCCTGCCTGCGTTTGAGGTCAATCTTTGCCCTGGCATAATCCGATTCGGCAATCGCAAGCTCGGCAACGGCGTGTTCGGCATCCGCTTTTGCCTGGGCTAACGCCAGCCGGGCATCCACCTCATCAATCACCACCAGGATTTCACCTTCCTTCACGCGCTGGGTGTCCACCACCCTCACCTCCTGCACCGTGCCGCCCGTAGAAGGTGTCACCTGGGCGACTTCGACAGCGGTATAGGCATTGTCTGTCTCGATGAAGTATGATCCCCAGAAAAACCAGTAAATCCCCCAGGCCACCGCACAGACAAGCACGACACAGCCCAGCAGGATGAAGCCTTTTTTCCGGCGGACAGCGGCCGGTTTTTCAAATTTTTCAGAAGACTCGGATGATTGCGTCATAAACGTCTCTTTTCTTTTATTCCCTGTTTTCAGATGGCGCCGTGTATCCGCCACCCAGTGCTTTTATCAGTGCGACATCCAGTGTGAAGGAGCGGGACTGGAGATCGCTTTGCTGGCGCAGATTGGCCAGGAGGGTTTCTTCTGCTGCCAGCACTTCAATATAATTGGACAGCCCGCCGTGGTAGCGGTTGTTGACAATACGGTGCGCTTCACGGGCGGCAACCACCGCCTCATTGATCTTGAGGAGTTGCCGGCCGAGCGCTTTCTGGCTGACAGCCGCATCAGCCACCTGCTGCAACGCCTGGGTCAGCGTCAGGTTGTAATTGCCAATCGCTTCTTCCAGGTCGGCCTGCGCGACAAAAAGCTGTGCCCTCAACCGCCCGCCATTGAAAATCGGCAGCGAAATCGCCGGGCCGATGCCGCCAAAATCTGCTCCCGAACTCCCGAGATGATTGATGCCGAGTGCCTGAAAACCGATAAAGGCCGAAAGATTCACATTGGGATAAAACTCGGCTTTTCTCTGGTCAATCGTGCTGACAGCCGACTCCACCCTTTTGCGGGCAGCCACAATGTCCGGGCGTCTGCCGAGAAGCGCCAGCTGCATTTGTTCAGGCAGGCCAAACCCCTTCACATCCAGCACAGGACGCGAAATGGCAAGCCCCCTGTCCGGCCCGGCACCCATCAGGGCGGCAATCCGGTTTTTCTGCAGGGCGATCAGCTCTTCCAGCTCCAGCAGTTCTTCCTCTGCCGCCGCCAGCCGGGCTTCTTCCTGCCGGACACTGGCAAGCGTTTCCATCCCTTCCCTGAAACGGTTCTGGAAAAGCTTCAGGTTCTGGCTGCGCACCCGGATAGCCGCAGTTGCCGTGTCGTGGGCCGAATACAGCCGGGCCAGTTCACCATAAGCCGATGCAATGGAAGTCGTCAGTACCAGCTCGGCCTCCGACCTGTCGGCATCCGCCGCATCTGCCGCTGAGGTGGCGGCAGCCAGCGCTGCGCGGTTTTTCCCCCAGAAATCAATTTCCCAGCTGAAATCCAGGCTCACCTGTCCATAATCACGCCAGCCATGCTTGGCATCACTGCCCATGGTGTACCGGTAGCTCTGTTTTTCCAGCGAAACCGACGCATTCGCATCCACATCCGGATACAGTGCGGAGCCCGCCAGTTGGGCCATGGAGATGGCCCGTCTGAGCCTCGCCGCGGCAATGGTCATGTTGGGAGAGTTGGTCAGCCCCTCCTCGATCAGCTGATCAAGCTGGGCGTCACCATAGGCCACCCACCATTTATCTTCAGGCCAGTCGGGGTTATCCCCTTTCAGACTTTCTTCACTCTCGTACTGTTCAATCGGCCTGATTTCAGCCTGGCTTTCCAGATCAGGCATCCAGGCACATCCGCCTAACAGACTGATGCAAAGGACAATCAGGCCATGGCGAATCAGGCCTTGATGGCTGGAAATAGCAGAAAAGGGATTTCTTTTCATCGGATTTTTCTATAAAATTGAACCGTACAGTACGGTACAATAATACGCAAATTAAAGATACAGTCAAGCCGAATTCACTATTTTTTTACAGACATGACCAGCAAAACGCGAAGCAAAAAAAGACAGGCCATACTGGATGCCGCCGTGCAGGTATTCCGGGAAATG encodes:
- a CDS encoding efflux transporter outer membrane subunit, with the translated sequence MKRNPFSAISSHQGLIRHGLIVLCISLLGGCAWMPDLESQAEIRPIEQYESEESLKGDNPDWPEDKWWVAYGDAQLDQLIEEGLTNSPNMTIAAARLRRAISMAQLAGSALYPDVDANASVSLEKQSYRYTMGSDAKHGWRDYGQVSLDFSWEIDFWGKNRAALAAATSAADAADADRSEAELVLTTSIASAYGELARLYSAHDTATAAIRVRSQNLKLFQNRFREGMETLASVRQEEARLAAAEEELLELEELIALQKNRIAALMGAGPDRGLAISRPVLDVKGFGLPEQMQLALLGRRPDIVAARKRVESAVSTIDQRKAEFYPNVNLSAFIGFQALGINHLGSSGADFGGIGPAISLPIFNGGRLRAQLFVAQADLEEAIGNYNLTLTQALQQVADAAVSQKALGRQLLKINEAVVAAREAHRIVNNRYHGGLSNYIEVLAAEETLLANLRQQSDLQSRSFTLDVALIKALGGGYTAPSENRE
- a CDS encoding DHA2 family efflux MFS transporter permease subunit, whose amino-acid sequence is MPILDKPFEGKKLWMMAILLSMANFIAVLDMTIANVSVTSIAGGLGASTSQGTWVITSYAVAEAIIVPLTGWLASRFGSVRSFTIAMFLFGLFSAMCGLANSLGMLVGARVLQGLAGGPMMPLTQTLLLRIFPREKAMTATTLWAMTTVIAPVLGPLVGGWLCDNYSWHWIFLINVPLAVVCSGIVWRVLGRLPQKTERAPIDIVGLVLLIVWVGALQLMLDEGKDLDWFSSNYIVTLAIVAVIGFFAFLIWELTEEHPIVNLRVFRHRGYTACLFTIALAFGCHFGQNVLTPLWLQNFMGYTPTWSGKTTAWGGVASFLIAPVVGVLSHRVDPRKLVFLGVAWMAIIAFSRSFYNTDVSYWWIVVPIMMLGLGMPFFFVPLTGLALASVDENETASAAGLMSFVRTLAGAIATSIVTTKWEDKGNYLHAELSGLLDPAGEYFRQLTESGMSHEMGREMLNNMVTTQSIMLATNEIMMTISVLMLIAAFAVCIVPRPRSGIDTSPGH
- a CDS encoding HlyD family secretion protein; this translates as MTQSSESSEKFEKPAAVRRKKGFILLGCVVLVCAVAWGIYWFFWGSYFIETDNAYTAVEVAQVTPSTGGTVQEVRVVDTQRVKEGEILVVIDEVDARLALAQAKADAEHAVAELAIAESDYARAKIDLKRRQALVRDGSVSGDELTRAQNAFSSGKASIQAAKAAIEQAKARVDQAEVDFGRTTVRAPVDGVVAKRSVQVGQRVAAGDVLLSVVPVQEMHVNANFKEGQLERVRAGQKAKLYADLYGSSVIYTGIVEGFSGGTGSAFAIIPAQNATGNWIKVVQRLPVRIRLDPEELKANPLSVGLSMTVTVDTRDAP